A segment of the Xenorhabdus bovienii SS-2004 genome:
AGGTGCTCAACGGCTGGCGCAATGCCGAATTCATGACATCAGTACGAAGCTTCTGAACTATCCCCACAGATGCCTGATTGAATAATAGGAACTGAAAGTAGTGCAAGGCAGCAGCAACAAACTGCAATACCAAAAAAGTAACCGCAAGCCCACTGACAACATCAAGCGGAAGATTGCCCGTTGCTACCATATTATCAATAAAATAGCTCACAAGCAGTGGCCCACTGACTTCTGTTAGCGCAGCAACCCATGACATCAGTACAGCCAGCAAAATTGGCTTGCGATAATTCTTACTGTAAGACAATAAGCGCTTTAATGATGGCCATAGCTTACGCACACTGGGCTTACGCATATCATGATTAGTCATGTTCACCATCCAATTCGGCTTCAAGTTGCTGATAATGGTACATATCAGAATACCAACCGGATTGTGCAATAAGCTGTTTGTGCGGGCCTTGCTGCGCAACCGTGCCATGCTGAATAACCAAAATGTTATCAGCTTCCGTTAAAGCAGACAGCCGATGGGCGCTGATAATAACGGTACGCTGTCGCCGCCACTGGCTGAGATTTTTCATGATTTGATGTTCTGTCTGACCATCTACGGCAGAAAGTGCATCGTCCAAAATCAAAATTTCCGTATCCAATAACAGAGCACGTGCAATGGAAATGCGTTGCTTCTGTCCGCCAGAAAGCATTACGCCACGTTCTCCCACTTCCGTTTGGTAGCCCTGCGGTAACCGCAAAATATCATCATGCACATTCGCCAAACGAGCAACTTCTTCAATTTGTTCTTGAGTTGCATCAGGCCGGCCTAGCGCGATATTGCCAGCGACTGTATCCGAAAACAGGAAAGGAGTCTGATTAACAATAGCCAATCGTGATCGCCATTCTTCTAATCTAAGTGTAGAAACGTGCCGTGACTGAAAAAGAATTTCACCGTCAGTGACATCAAATTGCCGCTGTAACAAGGCAAGCAAAGTGCTTTTTCCTGCACCAGTTGGACCACAAACCCCCAATAGCTGACCTGGTGATAATTGAAAACGGACATCATGTAAAATAGGTCTATCATTTGCGGGATAAATGAAGGTATTGATATTTGCCTGTAATGTACCGCGCTCAACTAATAAGGACTGAGAACCATCATCAATCACCAGTGGCTCCTGTAACAAGCTACGGATCCGTGTATATGCCGCACTGCCACGCTCAACAATATTAAACATCCATGCCAATGCCAACATTGGCCAGATCATCAATCCCAGATACATAACAAAGCTAGTCAATTCACCCAGTGTCATAGAGCCATGTACGACCATCCAACTCCCTCCACCAATCGCTAATAGGTTTGCAACGCCAATAGCAATGAAAATGGTGGGGTCAAAACGTGCATCTACGCGCGCAACGTGTATATTTTTACGTCCAGCATCAGTAGCGACTTCTTCAAATTGACTGGATTGCAGATCTTCCAGACCAAATGCTTTGATCATACGGATGCTGGTAAGACTTTCCTGAGCATGGTTATTAAGAGCAGAGAATGCTCCTTGTGCAGACTTGAAACGATGGTGAAGCTGTTCGCCATATCGTTTAATCACCAACGCCATAATGGGCATGGGTAACAGTGATAACAACGTTAATTGCCAACTAATTTCTATACTCATCACGATAAGGACAGCACATCCCATCACTAAGGAATCGACTAAAGTTAGCACCCCCTCACCCGCAGCAAAAACAACCCTATCAACATCATTGGTTGCACGAGCCATTAAGTCACCGGTTCTGTGGCGCAAATAAAATTCAGGGTTCTGGCTGCTCAATTTCTGGTAGAAATCACTACGTAGTTTAACAGCCAGCCGATAAGACGCCCCAAATAGCCATACGCGCCAAACATACCGCAGACCGTATATCGCCAGCGCAATGAACAGCATGATGCCTAGCCACATCAATAATTGACTGGATGACATCGTTTTTGCACTGATGCCATCAACGATAATTCCGACCAAACGGGGAGGAATTAATTGCAGCATCGCAATCATAATAAGGAAGATAATGGCACCAAAATAACGGCGCCATTCGCTGAGAAAATACCAACTTAATTGAGAAAATAATCTCACGAACCGATTCCCAAAGTAAAAATGAAAGAATTAGCATTAACTCCATCAGAAAGATTTTTGCATTATCTAATCCGGTATTGGTAACGCCGTTGTATATTTTATTTTTTCCATTGCAAAGTTAGAGGTGACATCAATCAAACCAGAAACGCCATTAACCATGCGTTTGTAGAACCGATCATAACTTTTCATATCAACAACTTCTACATGTATCAAGTAATCATATTCCCCAGCCATTCGATAAAATGTTAAAACCTCTGGCATCTCTTTTATAAAAGCCACAAACTGTTCATACCATTCACTACTGTGCTGTTGAGTTTTTATCATCACAATCACGGTCAGACTAAGCCCAAGTTTAGAGCCATTTAGCAATGCAACTTTTCCGACAATGTACCCATCATCTTCAAGCCGTTTTAGCCGTTTCCAACAAGGTGTAGAGGTCAAATTAACGGCTTCGGCCAGTGCATTCAAGGATCGGCTACAGTCCTGTTGGAGCAGCTCCAGTAGCTTACGGTCTATTTTATCTAACATATCCAAATCCTGTAGAAAATTCTTCCAAAAGAAAATAATAAATGTAGAAAAATAACAATCTATTTCCCCCAATATAAAAGTAATCTATATATCACTAAAGTAGTATTATTCAGGATCAATTTATGTCGTCTTCATGGGCTACAAATGCCATTAAAGCCATCCAAGCTGATTATCAACGAAGTGCTGATACACACCTGATTCACCTCAATCTCCCCGTGTTTTCAGGAATTCACCTTTATCTCAAAGATGAAAGCACTCATCCGACAGGTAGCCTGAAACATCGGCTTGCTCGTTCTTTGTTCCTTTATGCACTCAGCAATGGTTGGGTCAAAGAAGGAACCCCAATCATTGAAGCCTCATCCGGCAGTACCGCCGTTTCTGAAGCCTATTTTGCCCGCTTGCTTGGCTTACCTTTTATCGCCGTAATGCCCTCCTGTACAGCTAAACGCAAGGTTCAGGAAATCGAATTCTACGGTGGTAAATGCCACTTTGTGGAACACTCAGCCCTTATTTATGAGGAGTCAGAACGTTTGGCAAAAAAGCTGAATGGCCATTATATGGATCAATTTACTTACGCTGAACGAGCTACTGACTGGCGTGGAAACAATAACATCGCAGAAAGCATTTTCCGTCAGATGCAACTGGAGCCATTTCCTGAACCAACTTATATTGTTATGAGTGCAGGAACTGGCGGAACATCGGCAACGCTCGGTCGCTATATCCGTTATCAGGGATATAACACCAAACTGATTGTTGTTGATCCTGAAAACTCTGTTTTCTACGATTGTTATCACCAAAATCGCCGTGATATCCGCGGAATCACCAGCAGTAAAATTGAAGGAATTGGCCGCCCACGTGCAGAGCCATCCTTTATCCCAACTGTTATCAATGACATGCTGCAAGTCCCTGATTGTGCCACTATCGCCACCATTTATTGGCTTGAAAAATTAATTGGCAGAAAAACTGGCGCATCAACAGGAACCAACGTTTGGGGAACTTTACAGCTAGCCAGACAGATGCATGAGAACAACCAGAAGGGTGCAATCGTGACATTGTTGTGTGATAGCGGCGAACGCTATCTTGATACCTATTACAATCCAGAATGGGTTCGCAATAATATCGGTGATATCACACTGTATCTCACGCAACTACCCAAGCTAGATGGTTATGAGTAACATATCTCCTTCAATTTAAATAGGTAGGTATTATGAAACGAGCCGTTGTTGTATTCAGTGGTGGTCAAGATTCCACCACTTGTTTAATTCAGGCACTCCGCCAATACGATGAAGTTCACTGTGTCACTTTTGATTATGGTCAACGTCACCGCGCTGAAATTGACGTGGCCTGTCGTATTAGCAAAGAACTGGGTGCCGCTGCCCACAAAGTACTTGATGTTACTTTATTGAGTGAGCTTGCAATCAGCAGCCTGACCCGAGACAACATTCCCGTGCCGGATTTCAGTGAAAGTGAAAAAAGTGGCCTCCCAAATACATTTGTTCCTGGCCGCAACATTTTGTTTTTAACCCTAGCGGCAATTTATGCCTATCAGGTTGAGGCTGAAGCCGTTATCACCGGTGTTTGTGAAACCGATTTTTCTGGCTACCCAGACTGTCGCGATGAATTTGTCAAAGCCCTGAATAAAGCAGTTTGCCTTGGTATCGCCCGTGATATCCGTTTTGAGACTCCCTTGATGTGGTTGAACAAAGCAGAAACTTGGGCATTGGCTGATTATTATCAAAAATTGAATTTCGTCCGTACCCAGACTCTCACATGTTATAACGGCATCCAAGGCGATGGCTGTAGTGAGTGCGCAGCCTGCCACCTTCGGGCTAATGGATTAAACCTTTATTTAAATAATACTCAATCCATTATGGAAGAGATGAAATCCAAAACGCATCTGAGCTGACCAATTAATTTTACGCAATAATCACTATCATTGAGAGGCTGCCAAGCCTCTCACTATTTTAAACTTTAAATGCTTCTAATCTTTCCTGTATATCCCCCTCTAAAGTTAATGCCTTATGAGTTTTCAAATCAATACAGGCAAATGTGGTCAAAGCATCGGTGAGTATTTTATTATCACTTCTGCGTATAATCTCCTGAAAAAATACACCACTTTTATTACGTAATTCCTTGAGGCTAGACCTCACTTCCAACTCATCCCCAAACACTGCCGGCAGACGGTAATTGATGTTAATATTAACTACGGCAAAGCCAACATTATTAGTTTTTAACCACGTGAGTGTGTCACTTTCTGTCAGCAAATCCCAGCGAGCTTCTTCCATGAATTCTAAATAACGAGCATTATTCACATGCTGGAAAAGATCAATATGATAGCCCCTGACCTTAATAATTGTACGCATTGCTATTTTCCCCTTTCAACTCATCCGACCAGACAGTTAACAATAGCAAAACATTTTAATTACAATGCTATTTAATGAGTTATTCTTGATCAATATCACAGCCCTCTTGACTCTTTATGCGATTAGCATGGTATTCACCAAGAGGGCTTGATGATCAATAGGTTAATTTATCCCGATTCTTTTCCATTAAAGCAGGACCAATGCCCTGAACTTCCTGTAACTGCTCAATTGCCGTAAATTGACCATATTTTTCACGGTATTCAATAATCGCCTGAGCCTTTTTGGCGCCAACACCATTGAGTTCCTTCACTAATTGTTCAGCATTCGCCGTATTAATATTGATGCTTCCTTTTCCCTGAATTTCCTTTTCTGAGGCTAATTCTTTCCCCTCCTTCACATCATTTTTTTCAATAACAGCTTTGTGTTGATTGGTAGATTGTTTCACAGCTTTATCAGGTGATTCATCCGCTGCAATCGCATGAGATAACGGCATACTGATACAAAAAACCATAACAAGTGAATTAAATAATGTCCTTAAATATTTCATATAAATTCCTCCGTGTTTTGTTGACGGAGGAAAGCTTGCCATAACAGAATTTATGGACAAGAGGAAAGGTTCAAATATGCGAAAGGCCACGAAAGTGGCCTTTTTCAATTGTTGTTTTGCAAAAATAGTTGCGAGAAGCTTCGCAATTTTATTCAATCTGCCCCATCTTAATCTCGGCATCATCACGCAAATTAATCATCAAGGATTCCAGCATGAAAGTACCGATTTGATACTGATACGCCGCTATGTATTGTTTAACCTGTTCTTCTGAAACAGAACCTGGGACAACTTTATCCAATTGGATAAGCACTGCGTTGCCAAACCCATCTTGGGCTAAACCATACTCAGACTTGCCATCTTTAGGATGAGGCAGAGTAAATGCTACATTAGTAGCCTGATTAGTTTGTGATAAATGTTTGATCACAGTGGAGACACCAAACTGAATCCCAGCGGCTTTCAGTGCCTGCTCACCTTTACCTTCTTTCAAAGCAGCCAGCAGTTTTTCACTTTCAAGCTGCAACTGCTTTTCAGCTTTCTGGCGTTTTACTAATTCAGCAATCTGAGTTTTGGCCTGCTCGTAAGGCTGGATAGTTTCTGGCTTGATATCATCAACACGTACAATAAAGGCTCTGTCACCATCCACAGAAATAACATCGGAGTTAGTTCCTGATGCCCCTTTATCATCGATAAGATTTCCAGAGAAAATAGTCTGAACCACCGAACCAAAATTTATTTCAGCAGGAATATGGTCACGATCAAACCAGTCAGTCGTCACAGCTTTATAACCAGCTGCTTTTTCTGCCGCAGTCAAAGATTCGTTATCATTGGCAGCGGCATCACTTACTTTTCTTTGCAATGCATAGAATGCATCAACCGCTTTTTCCTGTTTAACGATTTTTTCTATTTCCGAACGCACTTCAACCAGTGATTTTATTATCTGAGGTTTAATATCATCTAAACGAAAAATAGCATATCCACCAGATAGCTTGATGACACCAGAAAGCTGCCCTTTTTCTATCAACTTAGCTGACTTAATTTCATCAGGTAGGGAGCTTTCTTCCATCCAACCCAGATCTCCTCCCTTTTGAGCAGAAAATTTATCTGTCGATTTTTCTGCCGCCAATTTGCTGAAATCAGCGCCTTTCTTTAATTCATCCAAAACTGATTTAGCTTCAGCATCAGACACCAACTGAACCATGCTGTATTTTTTTTGCTCGACCTGCATATACTGTGGCAGATTGTTTTTATAATATTTTTCAATATCGGCATCAGATACGGTGACGCTTTTCAATTCATCCGCAGCATCCATCTTGATGTAGCTGACTTTCACCTTTTCAGGCACGGTGAAACTATTGCTATTAACGTCATAGTAGTTTTTCAGCTCCTTATCTGTCACTTTTTGCTGTGCTTCAATGGATTTCAGCTCAAGTGTAGCGAAACGAACCGTTCTTTCTTGAAAGGCCAGCGCTGTTTCCTGTTTGATCTCTGTCGGCAAAGCAATTTCTGAACCCGTCAATATCGACATCAATTGACGGTTAATCAGATCTTGACGAACCTGTTCAGCAAAGTTATCTGGGCTTCTGTTTGCACCGGTAAGCAAAGTCAGATATTTATTGTTATCAAATTTACCGTCTGTCTGGAAAAAAGGTAGGTTACGGATCTCTTCTTTAACCTGCTCATCGCTTGCTGACAAGCCCAGCTTACGTGCATATTGATCTGATAGAATAACAGTGATGAGGCGATCCAGTGAGCTGCGTCGAATTTGTTGTACTTTCTGCTCATCACTTAACAGAGTTGAGAATTGATCTCCCAGCCTATCCTGCAACGCAATTTTGTCTTGCTGAAATGCTTGCTCTAATTGAGCACGACTAATGGTTTGACCATTCACTTTGGCAGCATAATTACCACCTTCACTTGACAGGTAGCCTGTTACACCTGTCAAAACAAAGGTCAGGATAATTAAAGCCAATACAATTTTAAGCACAGGACCGTTTGCCGCCGTGCGTAGGTTGTCCATCATAAAGACGTAAAACTCCGCTTTAGTGAAAAAGAAACTACCATATTACGCTAATTCAAACGCTAAGAGAAAAAAAGCGCATCAACCAATTGGTTGGTGCGCTTACATTCTAACCTATCAACCCCGCCCCGTCAGTTTAAGTTTAACTGTAATGGCCAAAGCGAGGGAGGATGTTTCATATTCATTACTCATTAACAGCATCTTTCAATCCCTTTCCTGCGCGGAAAGCGGGTACTTTTGCTGCTGCGATTTTGATTTCTTTGCCTGTCTGGGGGTTACGCCCTGTACGAGCTGCACGTTCACGTACAGTAAAAGTACCGAACCCTACCAAAACGACATCATCACCGTCTTTCAATGCATCAGATACTGAAGAAATGAATGCATCTACTACACGCCCGGCAGCTGCTTTGGAAATATTTACATCAGCAGCAATTTTGTCGATCAGTTGTGACTTGTTCACTCTTATCATCCCCATTTAGTTTTACTATCGTAACAAATACCGATCTCTAACGGATAACGCGACAGCCGTGCCGTTATATCAATCCCTTCCAGTATTAGCAAAAAATCATGGAACAGCAAAATATTTAATCGGATATGTGGATTAAGCTAACTTAATGAGACAAAAAAAGGCTGGCAAGTCTTAATAAACTCGCCAACCTAAATTTTATACAAACTTCTTGAGTTAACTCACTATTTTCGTACTAATTTAGTGATACTGCTTCTGCTCCAAACGCAGGAGACTGTAAAGCAATAGACAAAACATCTTCTATGCGCTTAACAGGATGGATCTCCAAATCTTGAATAATATTCTGAGGGATCTCTTCCAGATCTCGTTTATTTTCATCTGGAATCAAGACGGTTTTAATCCCTCCACGATGAGCTGCCAGCAGTTTTTCTTTCAAACCACCAATAGGCAGTACTAAACCACGCAGAGTGATTTCGCCTGTCATAGCAACATCGGCACGAACCGGATTACCTGTCAGGCAGGAAACCAACGCAGTACACATTGCAATACCTGCGCTTGGGCCATCTTTTGGTGTTGCACCTTCAGGTACGTGGACGTGAATATCACGTTTTTCATGGAAATCAGAACTGATACCCAGTTTATCGGCACGAGCCCGAACCACAGTCAAGGCTGCCTGAATGGACTCTTGCATCACTTCACCCAACGAACCCGTATAGGTCAGTTTTCCTTTACCTGGCACGCTGGCTGTTTCAATCGTTAACAGTTCACCACCCACTTCGGTCCATGCAAGGCCAGTCACCTGACCAACACGGTTCTCAGTATCCGCACGACCATAATCCACACGTTGAACACCCAGATAATTTTTCAGATTATCCGCATTGATTTCGATGTGCTTAAGCTTCTTATCCATCAACAATGCCTTAACAGCTTTACGGCACAGTTTGGAAATTTCACGTTCCAGATTACGTACACCAGCTTCACGGGTGTAATAACGGATAATACCGAGAATCGCACCGTCATCAATAGCCAATTCACCTTTTTTCAAAGCATTACGCTCAATCTGCTTTGGCAGTAAATGCCGCTTGGCGATGTTCAGTTTTTCGTCTTCGGTATAACCCGACAGACGAATAACCTCCATACGATCAAGCAGTGGCGCCGGAATGTTCATCGAATTGGACGTTGCCACAAACATAACATCAGACAGATCGTAATCCACTTCAAGGTAATGATCATTAAATGTCACGTTTTGTTCAGGATCAAGAACCTCCAGCAATGCAGAAGCCGGATCGCCACGCATGTCAGATGACATTTTGTCAATTTCATCTAACAGGAACAGTGGATTTTTGACCCCAATTTTGGACATCTTCTGAACCAGTTTACCCGGCATGGAACCAATATAGGTACGGCGATGACCTCGGATCTCTGCTTCATCACGTACGCCACCCAGTGCCATGCGAACATATTTACGACCAGTTGCACGCGCAATAGAACGGCCCAGTGAGGTTTTACCTACGCCAGGAGGCCCTACCAAGCACAGAATCGGCCCTTTGATTTTGCTGACACGGCTTTGTACTGCCAGATACTCAAGGATACGCTCTTTGACGCGCTCCAGACCATAATGATCTATATCCAGCACTTCCTGCGCCTTGACCAAATCTTTTTTCACCTTGCTGCGAGCAACCCAAGGAACTTGTACCATCCAGTCAATGTAGCTGCGTACCACCGTCGCTTCCGCTGACATTGGAGACATCATTTTTAATTTCTGCAGCTCGGCTTCGACCTTTTCGCGTGCCTCTTTCGGCATTTTAGCGTCTTCGATCTTACGTCTCAGCGTTTCATATTCATCAGGTGCATCATCCATCTCACCTAATTCTTTCTGGATCGCTTTCATTTGCTCGTTCAGGTAGTATTCGCGCTGGCTTTTTTCCATCTGTTTTTTGACGCGATTGCGGATACGTTTTTCTACCTGTAACAGATCGATTTCTGATTCCATCATTGCAATCAGATATTCAATACGTTCAACAACATCAGACATTTCTAAAACAGTCTGTTTATCGTTAATTTTTAAAGGCATATGGGCAGCAATGGTATCTGCCAGTTTTGCTAAATCTTCAATGCTGTGTAATGATGTCAATACTTCCGGCGGGATCTTCTTGTTTAGTTTGACATAACCCTCAAACTGATTAATGGCGGTTCTTACCAGAACTTCCTGCTCACGTTCATCAACGACAGGGGATTCAAGATATTCAACCTGCGCATAGAAGTACTCACTATTATCCGTCAATGTTGTAATACGGGCACGCTGCAAACCCTCAACGAGAACTTTTACTGTGCCGTCTGGCAGTTTCAACATCTGTAACACAGAAGCCACTGTACCTACGGAGAAAAGATCATTGACTCCCGGCTCATCAGTGGATGCTTCTTTTTGCGCGACCAACATGACCTGTTTGTCATGATCCATTGCTGCTTCCAGGCAATGAATCGACTTCTCACGCCCAACAAACAGAGGGATCACCATATGTGGGTAAACCACTACATCGCGCAAAGGCAATACAGGGATTTCTATGCGTTCGGAACGCTCAGGGTTCATAGAGCTCTCTCTTCGTTTAGCTTTCGCCAGTTTTTAGGAATCTCGTGAAACACGGTTTTCACGAGTTTCACTTCAAAGAATACAAAATATATGGGGACAGGAATCTCACATTCAATAGCCTATGCCTGCAAAAAGCAAAATGAGGGAGAATCCCTCATTTTTATTTTTTCAATACATATTGATAATCAGTATTTCCTACCCTATTTTCATCACTCACCAGAAACTTGGGCATCCGGCTTGCTATATATCAATAATGGCGCTGATTTCTCTTCAACAACCGTTTCATCAACGACAACTTTTTCTACATGTTCCATTGATGGCAGGTCATACATCGTATCCAGTAAAACACCTTCTACGATTGAACGAAGACCACGTGCACCAGTCTTACGCGCCATAGCCTTCTTCGCAATCGCTGTCAGCGCTTCTTTTCTGAACTCAAGTTCAGCACCTTCCAGATTAAACAAAGCCTGATACTGTTTGGTCAACGCGTTTTTTGGCTCTTGTAGGATCTGAATCAATGCATCTTCACTTAGTTCAGTCAATGTTGCCACAACTGGCAGACGGCCAATGAATTCAGGAATTAACCCAAATTTGATCAAATCTTCCGGTTCAGCCTGAGCAAGCAATTCGCCT
Coding sequences within it:
- a CDS encoding SmdA family multidrug ABC transporter permease/ATP-binding protein, with the protein product MRLFSQLSWYFLSEWRRYFGAIIFLIMIAMLQLIPPRLVGIIVDGISAKTMSSSQLLMWLGIMLFIALAIYGLRYVWRVWLFGASYRLAVKLRSDFYQKLSSQNPEFYLRHRTGDLMARATNDVDRVVFAAGEGVLTLVDSLVMGCAVLIVMSIEISWQLTLLSLLPMPIMALVIKRYGEQLHHRFKSAQGAFSALNNHAQESLTSIRMIKAFGLEDLQSSQFEEVATDAGRKNIHVARVDARFDPTIFIAIGVANLLAIGGGSWMVVHGSMTLGELTSFVMYLGLMIWPMLALAWMFNIVERGSAAYTRIRSLLQEPLVIDDGSQSLLVERGTLQANINTFIYPANDRPILHDVRFQLSPGQLLGVCGPTGAGKSTLLALLQRQFDVTDGEILFQSRHVSTLRLEEWRSRLAIVNQTPFLFSDTVAGNIALGRPDATQEQIEEVARLANVHDDILRLPQGYQTEVGERGVMLSGGQKQRISIARALLLDTEILILDDALSAVDGQTEHQIMKNLSQWRRQRTVIISAHRLSALTEADNILVIQHGTVAQQGPHKQLIAQSGWYSDMYHYQQLEAELDGEHD
- a CDS encoding Lrp/AsnC family transcriptional regulator, whose protein sequence is MLDKIDRKLLELLQQDCSRSLNALAEAVNLTSTPCWKRLKRLEDDGYIVGKVALLNGSKLGLSLTVIVMIKTQQHSSEWYEQFVAFIKEMPEVLTFYRMAGEYDYLIHVEVVDMKSYDRFYKRMVNGVSGLIDVTSNFAMEKIKYTTALPIPD
- a CDS encoding PLP-dependent cysteine synthase family protein is translated as MSSSWATNAIKAIQADYQRSADTHLIHLNLPVFSGIHLYLKDESTHPTGSLKHRLARSLFLYALSNGWVKEGTPIIEASSGSTAVSEAYFARLLGLPFIAVMPSCTAKRKVQEIEFYGGKCHFVEHSALIYEESERLAKKLNGHYMDQFTYAERATDWRGNNNIAESIFRQMQLEPFPEPTYIVMSAGTGGTSATLGRYIRYQGYNTKLIVVDPENSVFYDCYHQNRRDIRGITSSKIEGIGRPRAEPSFIPTVINDMLQVPDCATIATIYWLEKLIGRKTGASTGTNVWGTLQLARQMHENNQKGAIVTLLCDSGERYLDTYYNPEWVRNNIGDITLYLTQLPKLDGYE
- the queC gene encoding 7-cyano-7-deazaguanine synthase QueC, translating into MKRAVVVFSGGQDSTTCLIQALRQYDEVHCVTFDYGQRHRAEIDVACRISKELGAAAHKVLDVTLLSELAISSLTRDNIPVPDFSESEKSGLPNTFVPGRNILFLTLAAIYAYQVEAEAVITGVCETDFSGYPDCRDEFVKALNKAVCLGIARDIRFETPLMWLNKAETWALADYYQKLNFVRTQTLTCYNGIQGDGCSECAACHLRANGLNLYLNNTQSIMEEMKSKTHLS
- a CDS encoding acyl-CoA thioesterase, producing MRTIIKVRGYHIDLFQHVNNARYLEFMEEARWDLLTESDTLTWLKTNNVGFAVVNININYRLPAVFGDELEVRSSLKELRNKSGVFFQEIIRRSDNKILTDALTTFACIDLKTHKALTLEGDIQERLEAFKV
- a CDS encoding ComEA family DNA-binding protein; amino-acid sequence: MKYLRTLFNSLVMVFCISMPLSHAIAADESPDKAVKQSTNQHKAVIEKNDVKEGKELASEKEIQGKGSININTANAEQLVKELNGVGAKKAQAIIEYREKYGQFTAIEQLQEVQGIGPALMEKNRDKLTY
- the ppiD gene encoding peptidylprolyl isomerase, which gives rise to MMDNLRTAANGPVLKIVLALIILTFVLTGVTGYLSSEGGNYAAKVNGQTISRAQLEQAFQQDKIALQDRLGDQFSTLLSDEQKVQQIRRSSLDRLITVILSDQYARKLGLSASDEQVKEEIRNLPFFQTDGKFDNNKYLTLLTGANRSPDNFAEQVRQDLINRQLMSILTGSEIALPTEIKQETALAFQERTVRFATLELKSIEAQQKVTDKELKNYYDVNSNSFTVPEKVKVSYIKMDAADELKSVTVSDADIEKYYKNNLPQYMQVEQKKYSMVQLVSDAEAKSVLDELKKGADFSKLAAEKSTDKFSAQKGGDLGWMEESSLPDEIKSAKLIEKGQLSGVIKLSGGYAIFRLDDIKPQIIKSLVEVRSEIEKIVKQEKAVDAFYALQRKVSDAAANDNESLTAAEKAAGYKAVTTDWFDRDHIPAEINFGSVVQTIFSGNLIDDKGASGTNSDVISVDGDRAFIVRVDDIKPETIQPYEQAKTQIAELVKRQKAEKQLQLESEKLLAALKEGKGEQALKAAGIQFGVSTVIKHLSQTNQATNVAFTLPHPKDGKSEYGLAQDGFGNAVLIQLDKVVPGSVSEEQVKQYIAAYQYQIGTFMLESLMINLRDDAEIKMGQIE
- the hupB gene encoding nucleoid-associated protein HU-beta, whose translation is MIRVNKSQLIDKIAADVNISKAAAGRVVDAFISSVSDALKDGDDVVLVGFGTFTVRERAARTGRNPQTGKEIKIAAAKVPAFRAGKGLKDAVNE
- the lon gene encoding endopeptidase La, which codes for MNPERSERIEIPVLPLRDVVVYPHMVIPLFVGREKSIHCLEAAMDHDKQVMLVAQKEASTDEPGVNDLFSVGTVASVLQMLKLPDGTVKVLVEGLQRARITTLTDNSEYFYAQVEYLESPVVDEREQEVLVRTAINQFEGYVKLNKKIPPEVLTSLHSIEDLAKLADTIAAHMPLKINDKQTVLEMSDVVERIEYLIAMMESEIDLLQVEKRIRNRVKKQMEKSQREYYLNEQMKAIQKELGEMDDAPDEYETLRRKIEDAKMPKEAREKVEAELQKLKMMSPMSAEATVVRSYIDWMVQVPWVARSKVKKDLVKAQEVLDIDHYGLERVKERILEYLAVQSRVSKIKGPILCLVGPPGVGKTSLGRSIARATGRKYVRMALGGVRDEAEIRGHRRTYIGSMPGKLVQKMSKIGVKNPLFLLDEIDKMSSDMRGDPASALLEVLDPEQNVTFNDHYLEVDYDLSDVMFVATSNSMNIPAPLLDRMEVIRLSGYTEDEKLNIAKRHLLPKQIERNALKKGELAIDDGAILGIIRYYTREAGVRNLEREISKLCRKAVKALLMDKKLKHIEINADNLKNYLGVQRVDYGRADTENRVGQVTGLAWTEVGGELLTIETASVPGKGKLTYTGSLGEVMQESIQAALTVVRARADKLGISSDFHEKRDIHVHVPEGATPKDGPSAGIAMCTALVSCLTGNPVRADVAMTGEITLRGLVLPIGGLKEKLLAAHRGGIKTVLIPDENKRDLEEIPQNIIQDLEIHPVKRIEDVLSIALQSPAFGAEAVSLN